Proteins encoded within one genomic window of Geotalea daltonii FRC-32:
- a CDS encoding prepilin peptidase → MAGTLPFYIFAFVFGAVVGSFLNVCIYRLPNGQSVVLPPSHCPNCDYKIRFYDNIPMLSYLLLRGKCRSCRTPISLQYPLVELINGLLTLFLFIKFGPTLTFLFLFIFSSALVTITFIDLEHQIIPDIISLPGIIIGFVASFFLPWLGWKNSLIGMLLGGGSLLVVAYGYQFLTKKEGMGGGDIKLLAMMGAFLGWRSVPFIIFVASLVGSIVGVTLMLVQKKDSKLAIPFGPFLAFAALLYVFYGREIIWWYMSLAGPSPGG, encoded by the coding sequence ATGGCAGGCACGTTACCTTTTTATATATTTGCCTTTGTTTTTGGCGCCGTTGTCGGTTCCTTTCTCAACGTCTGTATCTATCGTTTGCCAAACGGACAATCGGTGGTCTTGCCCCCATCACACTGCCCGAACTGCGATTACAAGATCAGATTTTACGATAATATTCCCATGCTCAGCTATCTGCTGCTCCGCGGCAAATGCCGCTCATGCAGGACCCCGATCTCACTCCAGTACCCCTTGGTCGAGTTGATAAACGGCCTGCTCACACTGTTTCTTTTCATCAAATTCGGTCCGACCCTTACTTTTCTCTTCCTCTTCATATTTTCATCCGCCCTTGTCACCATCACCTTTATCGATCTGGAACACCAGATCATTCCCGATATCATCAGCCTTCCAGGTATAATAATCGGCTTTGTCGCTTCTTTTTTTCTGCCATGGCTCGGCTGGAAGAACTCCCTGATCGGCATGCTTCTCGGCGGTGGCAGCCTGCTGGTAGTTGCCTATGGTTACCAGTTCCTTACCAAAAAAGAAGGGATGGGGGGGGGAGATATCAAACTGCTGGCAATGATGGGGGCATTTCTCGGCTGGCGCTCAGTTCCCTTCATCATTTTTGTCGCTTCTTTGGTCGGGTCGATAGTTGGTGTGACCCTGATGCTGGTTCAGAAAAAAGATTCCAAACTGGCCATTCCCTTCGGGCCTTTTCTTGCCTTTGCCGCGTTGCTCTATGTCTTTTACGGCCGCGAGATCATCTGGTGGTATATGTCCCTGGCCGGTCCCAGCCCAGGAGGGTAG
- a CDS encoding valine--tRNA ligase: protein MADKELTKVYDPENVEQKWYREWEAKGYFSAAATSAKPAYSIVIPPPNITGVLHMGHALNNTLQDILCRWKRMQGFNVLWMPGTDHAGIATQNVVERQLAAEGKDRHELGREAFTERVWQWKSESGGQIIGQLKRLGASCDWGRERFTMDEGLSKAVREVFVRLYEEGLIYRDNRLINWCPRCHTALSDIEVEHEEKEGHLWHLRYPVVGSGRHLVVATTRPETMLGDTAVAVNPNDERYTDLIGGHVMLPLVNRKIPIIADEYVDMEFGTGVVKITPAHDFNDFEVGKRHNLDRINIFDESGVINAAGHQYEGMERFAARKQIIADLEAQGLMDKIQSHALSVGGCYRCKTVVEPYMSLQWYVKVGPLAERALAAVKEGKTRIVPQQWENTYYEWMENIRDWCISRQIWWGHRIPAWYCDHCGEITVAKVDPVKCSKCGSDEIRQETDVLDTWFSSALWPFSTMGWPDRTPELATFYPTSCLITGFDILFFWVARMMMMGLHFMEEVPFVDVYIHALVRDAQGQKMSKSKGNVIDPLTVIDSYGTDAFRFTLAAFAAQGRDIKLAEERIAGYRNFANKIWNASRFAMMNLEGFDPDAVKADELELSNADRWILYRLNETAGEVEESLNAYRFNDAAAALYRFTWSEFCDWYIELVKDDLYKGDSTRQTTARYILWMVLEHLLRLLHPFMPFITEEIWQALPGKKGPASIMLAEYPRRKAEWDFRDGATEMELVMAVISGIRNIRGEMEVPPSKSIAAMLDCKSPASLKLLKKNEVYIVSLARLSDLAIGTHIERPADAALQVAGDVEIVVPLKGLVNVEEEEKRLLKEIGKIDKDIDFLSKKLENPSFVDRAPAEVVAKEREKVAEFANKKQVLGESLEKIRRLK, encoded by the coding sequence ATGGCAGATAAAGAATTGACAAAGGTATACGATCCTGAAAACGTGGAACAGAAGTGGTACCGGGAGTGGGAAGCAAAAGGTTATTTTTCAGCTGCTGCAACTTCTGCCAAGCCAGCCTACAGCATAGTAATTCCTCCCCCCAATATCACTGGCGTACTGCATATGGGACATGCCCTGAACAACACCCTTCAGGATATTCTCTGTCGCTGGAAGCGTATGCAGGGGTTCAATGTACTCTGGATGCCCGGAACCGATCATGCCGGCATAGCCACCCAGAATGTGGTCGAACGGCAGCTGGCGGCCGAAGGGAAGGACCGTCATGAACTTGGTCGCGAGGCCTTTACCGAAAGGGTTTGGCAATGGAAGTCCGAGTCGGGTGGGCAGATCATCGGCCAGCTGAAAAGGCTCGGCGCCTCCTGCGACTGGGGACGTGAACGGTTTACCATGGACGAGGGACTGTCCAAAGCAGTCCGGGAGGTATTTGTCCGCCTCTACGAAGAGGGCTTGATCTATCGGGACAACCGGCTCATCAACTGGTGTCCTCGCTGTCATACGGCACTTTCCGACATCGAAGTGGAGCATGAAGAAAAAGAGGGCCATCTCTGGCATCTTCGTTACCCGGTTGTCGGCTCCGGTCGGCATCTGGTCGTTGCCACTACCCGCCCTGAGACCATGCTTGGCGATACTGCTGTTGCGGTCAATCCGAACGATGAAAGATATACGGACCTCATCGGCGGCCACGTCATGCTGCCCCTTGTCAACCGGAAGATTCCCATCATTGCCGATGAATACGTGGACATGGAATTCGGTACCGGCGTCGTCAAAATCACACCGGCCCACGACTTCAATGACTTCGAGGTGGGTAAACGGCACAACCTGGACAGAATCAACATCTTTGACGAATCGGGCGTCATCAACGCTGCCGGCCATCAGTATGAGGGAATGGAGCGCTTCGCTGCCAGAAAGCAGATTATCGCTGATCTGGAAGCCCAGGGACTAATGGACAAGATCCAGAGCCATGCCCTGTCAGTGGGAGGCTGTTACAGGTGTAAAACTGTAGTCGAGCCTTACATGTCTCTGCAGTGGTATGTGAAGGTCGGGCCTCTCGCAGAAAGAGCCCTTGCTGCCGTAAAGGAGGGCAAGACCCGCATTGTTCCCCAGCAGTGGGAGAATACCTATTACGAGTGGATGGAGAATATCCGTGACTGGTGTATTTCACGCCAGATCTGGTGGGGGCATCGCATTCCTGCCTGGTACTGTGACCATTGTGGTGAGATTACCGTTGCCAAGGTGGATCCTGTCAAATGCTCCAAGTGCGGCAGTGATGAGATCCGCCAGGAAACTGATGTACTGGATACCTGGTTTTCTTCCGCCCTCTGGCCTTTTTCAACCATGGGCTGGCCTGACCGCACCCCTGAGCTGGCAACTTTCTACCCCACTTCCTGCCTGATCACCGGTTTTGACATCCTCTTCTTCTGGGTGGCACGGATGATGATGATGGGGTTGCACTTCATGGAAGAGGTCCCTTTCGTGGACGTCTACATCCATGCCCTGGTTCGCGATGCGCAAGGGCAGAAGATGAGCAAGTCCAAGGGCAACGTCATCGATCCTTTGACAGTCATCGATTCTTACGGCACCGACGCATTCCGTTTTACTCTGGCCGCCTTTGCAGCCCAGGGGCGTGACATAAAACTGGCCGAGGAACGAATCGCCGGTTACCGGAACTTTGCCAACAAGATCTGGAATGCTTCCCGCTTTGCCATGATGAACCTGGAAGGGTTCGATCCTGATGCTGTCAAGGCCGATGAACTAGAGCTGTCTAATGCCGATCGCTGGATTCTGTATCGTCTAAATGAAACAGCCGGCGAGGTGGAGGAGAGCCTGAATGCCTATCGCTTCAATGACGCTGCTGCTGCCTTGTACCGGTTTACCTGGAGCGAATTCTGTGACTGGTACATAGAGCTTGTCAAGGACGATCTCTACAAGGGGGATAGCACCCGGCAGACTACGGCGCGCTATATATTATGGATGGTTCTGGAGCATCTTCTCAGGCTGCTGCATCCTTTCATGCCATTTATCACCGAAGAGATCTGGCAAGCACTGCCAGGGAAAAAGGGTCCCGCCAGCATTATGCTGGCCGAATATCCGCGCCGCAAAGCGGAGTGGGATTTTCGTGACGGAGCAACGGAAATGGAACTGGTGATGGCTGTAATCAGTGGCATCAGGAACATACGCGGAGAGATGGAAGTCCCTCCCAGCAAGAGCATTGCCGCCATGCTTGATTGCAAGTCTCCAGCCAGCCTCAAGCTGCTTAAAAAGAACGAGGTCTACATTGTCAGTCTGGCCAGGCTTTCCGATCTTGCCATTGGCACGCACATCGAACGTCCCGCCGATGCGGCTCTGCAAGTTGCAGGGGACGTGGAAATAGTCGTCCCGCTTAAAGGGCTGGTAAACGTTGAAGAAGAGGAAAAACGCCTCCTGAAGGAAATAGGCAAAATCGACAAAGATATAGATTTTCTGAGCAAAAAGCTTGAGAATCCGAGCTTTGTCGATCGGGCTCCTGCCGAAGTGGTGGCCAAGGAGCGAGAGAAGGTTGCAGAATTTGCAAATAAGAAGCAGGTGCTTGGCGAGAGCCTGGAGAAGATCAGAAGATTGAAGTAG
- a CDS encoding response regulator encodes MSNKLLLADDSITIQKVVGIIFANEDYELTVVDNGDAALEKAKQIIPDIILVDALMPGKNGYEVCAGVRRDPKLNTIPLLLMTGAFEPFDEDKARQSGADDFISKPFESQQLIDRVKKLIELGKERVSIPATESSVAIAASPEPVFPSAVAMQTAVPVANELAQAFAEEPVIEEKAEEVFALGEEAVEGSADDDLWGAFEIEDLSAGGAAEFGVVEEKVPAVAIPAPVEVDEEFSFADVNDDIGGAVAASTQAEVQQFETGWEPVEEQTFAFQEEEHGEVGQPVELGMAAEPSEFEFAPEAEEPAPETGFSFNENIETVVDLSSTFSPQPAQAPVAPVATPDAGVSAAPAADGSQLPVITEAQLVAALRTLSREVIEKIVWEVVPDLAELLIKEEIRKLKGGSGS; translated from the coding sequence ATGAGCAATAAATTGCTCCTCGCCGATGACAGTATTACCATCCAGAAAGTTGTCGGTATAATCTTCGCGAATGAAGATTATGAACTCACTGTTGTTGATAACGGTGATGCAGCTCTGGAAAAAGCAAAACAGATAATTCCGGATATAATTCTTGTCGATGCGCTCATGCCAGGTAAAAACGGCTATGAAGTCTGTGCAGGAGTGCGGCGGGACCCCAAGCTGAACACGATACCGCTGCTCCTCATGACCGGTGCTTTTGAGCCATTTGATGAAGACAAAGCCCGTCAAAGCGGTGCCGACGATTTCATTTCAAAACCTTTTGAATCCCAGCAGCTCATTGACAGGGTAAAAAAACTGATCGAACTAGGCAAGGAGAGGGTGTCAATTCCCGCTACGGAATCCTCCGTTGCAATTGCGGCATCGCCCGAACCTGTCTTTCCCTCAGCCGTGGCAATGCAGACAGCCGTGCCTGTTGCAAATGAATTGGCTCAAGCCTTTGCCGAGGAGCCCGTCATAGAAGAGAAAGCCGAGGAAGTTTTTGCCCTTGGCGAGGAGGCTGTCGAGGGGAGTGCTGACGACGATCTGTGGGGCGCTTTCGAAATTGAAGATCTTTCTGCAGGTGGAGCTGCCGAATTCGGGGTTGTCGAAGAAAAAGTTCCTGCTGTGGCAATTCCGGCTCCTGTGGAAGTTGATGAAGAATTTTCCTTTGCCGATGTGAACGATGACATAGGTGGTGCGGTCGCAGCCAGTACTCAGGCTGAAGTTCAGCAGTTCGAGACGGGTTGGGAGCCTGTGGAAGAGCAGACTTTTGCTTTTCAGGAGGAAGAACATGGAGAGGTCGGCCAACCTGTAGAGCTGGGTATGGCTGCTGAACCTTCCGAATTCGAGTTTGCCCCAGAAGCTGAAGAACCTGCTCCGGAAACAGGTTTTTCCTTCAATGAGAATATTGAGACTGTTGTGGACTTATCCTCAACATTTTCCCCCCAGCCTGCTCAAGCACCGGTTGCTCCTGTGGCAACACCGGATGCTGGTGTGTCAGCTGCTCCTGCTGCCGATGGTTCACAACTTCCCGTAATTACAGAGGCTCAACTGGTAGCAGCACTTCGCACACTTTCGCGGGAGGTTATCGAGAAAATAGTTTGGGAAGTGGTTCCCGATCTGGCGGAGTTACTTATCAAGGAAGAAATCCGCAAACTTAAGGGTGGATCCGGAAGTTGA
- a CDS encoding serine hydrolase domain-containing protein: MLSIRYFFVFLLFVTAPVFAVDEIPQLPDRHAKINELIEGAISDGLIAGGVVLVGDHAKVLFEKAYGKVSNAPDARAMTTETIFDIASLTKVIATTPAVLKLMEEGKLSLVDPVEKWYPEFYGHMKDDLLMANLLTHTSGLDDFPLSSENPIQSAVNGAATQRMKGSVWSRFKYADINFILLAESVKRASGNGLDTYAATSFFKPMGMKDTTFNPSQEDGQRCAATLDTDKTLMFGQAQDYVARQLGGVAGHAGLFSTAGDLARFCRMMLNGGEYEGKRILSQRVIEQMTAPYFSRGGKVIRGLGWDINSPYSSPRGNYFSSTSFGHTGYSGSSIWIDPYSDLFVILLTSRLDYKNTRSFSLLRGALSSAAAEMFAPSSPKIEEVTSLDYP, encoded by the coding sequence GTGCTTTCGATCCGTTATTTTTTCGTTTTCCTGTTGTTTGTTACTGCGCCGGTCTTTGCCGTCGATGAGATACCACAGCTTCCTGATCGCCATGCAAAGATCAATGAATTGATTGAGGGCGCAATCTCAGACGGTCTCATAGCTGGCGGTGTAGTTCTCGTCGGCGACCATGCCAAGGTCTTGTTTGAAAAAGCCTATGGCAAGGTCTCCAATGCTCCTGATGCCAGGGCGATGACAACCGAAACCATCTTCGACATCGCTTCTCTTACCAAGGTAATAGCTACGACCCCGGCCGTCTTGAAGCTAATGGAAGAGGGGAAGCTCAGCCTCGTTGATCCTGTTGAAAAATGGTACCCGGAATTTTACGGCCACATGAAAGACGATCTGCTAATGGCCAACCTTCTCACCCACACTTCCGGCCTTGACGACTTTCCCCTCTCTTCGGAAAACCCCATACAGAGTGCGGTTAACGGAGCCGCAACCCAGAGAATGAAAGGCTCTGTCTGGAGCCGATTCAAGTATGCCGACATAAATTTTATCCTCCTTGCTGAATCAGTGAAAAGAGCATCAGGGAACGGACTTGACACCTATGCCGCAACGAGCTTTTTCAAACCGATGGGGATGAAAGATACGACCTTCAACCCTAGCCAAGAAGACGGTCAGCGTTGTGCTGCTACCTTGGATACGGATAAAACGCTCATGTTCGGCCAAGCCCAGGATTATGTTGCCCGACAGTTAGGTGGAGTAGCTGGTCATGCAGGGCTCTTCAGTACAGCCGGTGATCTTGCTCGTTTCTGCCGAATGATGCTGAATGGCGGCGAATATGAAGGGAAGCGGATCCTTTCCCAGCGAGTTATCGAGCAGATGACGGCACCGTACTTTTCTCGCGGCGGCAAGGTGATCAGGGGGCTCGGTTGGGACATAAACTCTCCGTACTCTTCACCACGAGGAAACTACTTTTCATCCACCTCCTTTGGCCACACCGGATATTCGGGTTCCTCGATCTGGATCGATCCATACAGCGACCTGTTTGTGATACTTCTTACCTCCAGGCTTGACTACAAAAACACTCGTAGTTTCAGCCTGCTGAGAGGCGCTCTTTCAAGCGCGGCAGCAGAAATGTTTGCTCCTTCTTCACCCAAAATTGAGGAAGTGACCAGCCTTGATTACCCGTAA
- a CDS encoding DUF2914 domain-containing protein has protein sequence MLITGHDPVFEKGRINLQNHAGGFMRVRLSGLLSLFASVSIVVASGHTVRAGEIKITEMAVTTKIVKGNPIDSVSRISSSSVKALFCFTRLTKDLEEDASVKHVWYKNNQFAAEYDLPVKGKRWRTYSRKLIGKGASGDWRVEVLDEEGNLLKSINFRIN, from the coding sequence ATGCTGATTACCGGACATGATCCGGTCTTCGAAAAAGGCAGAATAAATCTGCAAAATCATGCCGGAGGCTTTATGAGGGTAAGGCTATCAGGATTATTGTCGTTATTTGCTAGTGTCAGCATTGTTGTCGCTTCTGGTCACACTGTTCGAGCCGGAGAAATCAAGATCACCGAAATGGCGGTGACGACTAAAATCGTCAAGGGCAATCCCATCGATTCTGTGAGTCGCATTTCATCATCATCGGTGAAAGCGCTTTTTTGTTTTACCAGGTTGACCAAGGATCTGGAAGAAGACGCTTCGGTCAAGCATGTCTGGTACAAAAATAACCAGTTCGCAGCCGAGTATGATCTTCCCGTGAAGGGGAAGCGTTGGCGTACCTACAGCCGGAAGCTTATTGGAAAGGGTGCGAGCGGTGACTGGCGGGTAGAAGTTCTGGACGAAGAAGGTAACCTTCTCAAATCCATCAATTTCAGGATTAACTAG
- the argJ gene encoding bifunctional glutamate N-acetyltransferase/amino-acid acetyltransferase ArgJ produces MPVKGFKFSAVEAAVKKPGRLDLGLIFSEVPAVAAGVFTTNKVKAAPVVLGIERIKDGLCQAIVVNSGNANACTGIRGMDDARETSRLVAEGLGIADEVVQVASTGVIGQVLPMERLRAAVPKLVEGLESGSLDGVSRAIMTTDTFAKMEIRQCEAAGVPYTIAGIAKGAGMIMPNMATMLAFIVTDAAVEQSWLKKVFSESNDASFNIISVDGDTSTNDTSLILANGMAGNPTIREGTGDAETFRSQLQAVLLALAQQIVRDGEGATKFVEISIKGAQSVADAKKAAMAVANSSLVKTAFFGQDANWGRILAAVGYSGAEVDADRIELFFDDVQMVRNGVFTGGNAEEKGSEVLKRKEFAVTVDLKLGQGEATVYTSDLSYEYVKINADYRT; encoded by the coding sequence ATGCCAGTAAAAGGATTCAAGTTTTCTGCCGTTGAGGCTGCGGTGAAAAAGCCTGGGCGGCTCGATCTGGGTTTGATTTTCTCTGAAGTGCCTGCAGTGGCAGCGGGAGTCTTTACTACCAATAAAGTCAAGGCGGCCCCGGTCGTTCTGGGGATAGAGCGGATAAAGGATGGCCTCTGTCAGGCGATCGTTGTCAATAGCGGCAATGCCAACGCCTGTACCGGAATCAGGGGAATGGACGACGCAAGGGAAACTTCACGTCTGGTTGCCGAGGGTTTGGGTATTGCCGACGAGGTTGTCCAGGTTGCATCAACAGGCGTCATCGGCCAAGTGCTGCCCATGGAAAGATTGCGGGCAGCCGTGCCGAAACTGGTTGAAGGGCTTGAAAGCGGCAGCCTTGATGGCGTTTCCCGTGCCATCATGACTACGGACACCTTCGCCAAAATGGAGATTCGCCAGTGTGAGGCGGCCGGTGTACCGTATACCATTGCTGGTATTGCCAAGGGGGCAGGGATGATCATGCCCAATATGGCTACCATGCTGGCTTTTATTGTAACTGATGCCGCTGTGGAACAGTCCTGGCTTAAAAAAGTCTTCAGCGAATCCAATGATGCTTCTTTCAACATCATTTCCGTTGATGGCGATACTTCCACCAACGATACGTCATTGATACTTGCCAACGGCATGGCTGGTAATCCAACGATCCGGGAAGGAACCGGAGATGCCGAAACATTCCGATCCCAGCTGCAGGCAGTTCTTTTGGCGCTTGCACAACAGATAGTCAGGGATGGTGAGGGGGCGACAAAGTTCGTAGAAATATCCATCAAGGGAGCGCAGTCTGTGGCCGATGCCAAAAAGGCGGCAATGGCTGTTGCCAATTCCTCACTGGTCAAGACAGCGTTTTTTGGTCAGGATGCCAATTGGGGCAGAATTCTTGCCGCAGTGGGGTATTCAGGGGCCGAGGTTGATGCTGACAGAATTGAACTTTTTTTTGACGACGTGCAGATGGTAAGGAACGGAGTCTTTACCGGAGGAAACGCAGAAGAAAAGGGCTCCGAAGTGCTGAAGAGAAAAGAATTCGCCGTAACTGTAGACCTGAAGCTGGGGCAGGGAGAGGCTACCGTCTACACCAGTGATCTGTCTTACGAGTATGTGAAAATAAATGCTGATTACCGGACATGA
- the secA gene encoding preprotein translocase subunit SecA has protein sequence MFSALIKKIVGSKNERELKRLWPIVEQINNLEAGISKLSDDQLRNKTSEFKERYGRGETLDSLLPEAFAVCREAGKRVLGMRHFDVQLIGGMVLHQGKIAEMKTGEGKTLVATLPSYLNAITGKGVHVVTVNDYLARRDSEWMGRIHNFLGLRVGVIIHGLDDEERRDAYNADITYGTNNEFGFDYLRDNMKFALEDYVQRDFNFAIVDEVDSILIDEARTPLIISGPTEDSTDKYYIIDRIIPLLKKGEVVEEEANTLSGKRKRYTGDYTVDEKAKSATLTEEGVLKVEKLLKIENLYDPRDIETLHHVNQALRAHALFKLDVDYVVKEGEVIIVDEFTGRLMPGRRWSDGLHQAIEAKEGVKIENENQTLATITFQNYFRMYEKLSGMTGTADTEAEEFHKIYKLDVTVIPTNRVLLRPDFPDVIYKTEREKFNAVIEEVKELHAKGQPVLVGTISIEKSEELAELLRRQGIPHNVLNAKQHEKEAEIVAQAGRKGMVTIATNMAGRGTDILLGGNAEAMSKQWRRSNPEVSEEEFTKVSAQFKEQCVKEHDEVVSLGGLHILGTERHESRRIDNQLRGRSGRQGDPGSSRFYLSLQDDLLRIFGSERVSKIMDMLKIEEGEAITHGLITKAIENAQRKVEAHNFEIRKHLIDYDDVMNKQREVIYAQRREILAGETIRESFVEMVNDAVADLAEGYAIEKVSATEWDWQGLSESVFKLFGFHVDIPPQTMERLNPGNLRDLLQEKVQEVFSEKVTEFGDELIDHLIKVIMLQSIDAQWKDHLLSIDHLKEGIGLRGYGQKDPKQEYKKEAYQLFMDMMGRIREEVVEKIFWVQIAREEDVERMEEQQKRQRLVFNAGDEPQAQQPATSKKVGRNEPCPCGSGKKYKQCCGK, from the coding sequence ATGTTTAGTGCTCTAATTAAAAAAATTGTCGGCAGCAAAAATGAGCGGGAGCTGAAACGGCTCTGGCCGATTGTCGAGCAGATCAATAATCTGGAAGCCGGAATCAGCAAACTTTCCGACGACCAGTTGCGCAATAAAACATCTGAATTCAAGGAACGGTATGGACGTGGAGAAACTCTGGATTCACTGCTGCCAGAGGCATTTGCCGTGTGTCGCGAGGCTGGCAAGCGTGTGCTGGGGATGCGCCATTTCGATGTGCAGTTGATCGGCGGGATGGTGCTGCACCAAGGCAAAATTGCGGAAATGAAGACAGGCGAAGGAAAAACACTGGTGGCCACACTCCCCTCCTATCTCAACGCCATAACCGGCAAGGGTGTCCACGTGGTCACTGTCAATGATTACCTGGCTCGGCGTGACTCAGAGTGGATGGGGCGGATTCACAACTTCCTCGGTCTTAGAGTCGGCGTCATTATTCACGGTCTGGATGATGAAGAACGTCGTGACGCCTATAACGCAGATATCACCTATGGCACCAACAACGAGTTCGGTTTCGACTACCTTCGGGATAACATGAAATTTGCCCTGGAAGATTACGTGCAGAGGGATTTCAATTTTGCCATTGTGGACGAAGTTGACTCTATCCTCATTGACGAGGCACGGACGCCGCTGATTATTTCCGGTCCCACCGAAGACTCTACCGATAAATACTACATTATCGACCGCATCATACCCCTTTTGAAAAAGGGAGAGGTTGTCGAAGAAGAGGCAAATACCCTTTCCGGCAAGCGGAAGCGCTATACGGGTGACTATACCGTTGATGAAAAGGCCAAATCCGCAACACTTACCGAGGAGGGGGTCCTCAAGGTAGAGAAACTGCTGAAGATAGAAAACCTTTACGACCCACGAGATATCGAAACTCTTCACCATGTGAACCAGGCACTGCGTGCCCACGCTTTGTTCAAGCTGGATGTGGATTACGTAGTCAAGGAAGGCGAAGTCATCATTGTCGATGAATTCACCGGCCGCCTTATGCCCGGACGGCGTTGGTCCGACGGTCTGCACCAAGCCATCGAGGCCAAGGAAGGGGTCAAGATCGAGAACGAGAACCAGACACTTGCAACAATCACCTTTCAGAATTATTTCCGCATGTACGAAAAACTCTCCGGCATGACCGGTACCGCTGATACCGAAGCAGAGGAATTTCACAAGATCTACAAGCTGGATGTGACTGTCATTCCAACCAACAGAGTACTTCTTCGTCCTGACTTTCCCGACGTAATCTATAAGACAGAGCGGGAAAAGTTCAATGCAGTAATAGAGGAGGTCAAGGAGCTTCATGCCAAAGGGCAGCCGGTACTGGTCGGAACGATTTCCATCGAGAAATCCGAGGAATTGGCAGAGCTGCTGCGTCGGCAGGGGATCCCGCACAACGTGCTGAATGCGAAACAGCATGAGAAAGAGGCAGAAATAGTTGCCCAGGCAGGGCGCAAGGGGATGGTGACCATCGCTACCAATATGGCCGGCCGCGGTACCGATATTCTTCTCGGTGGTAATGCCGAGGCCATGTCCAAGCAATGGCGGCGGAGTAACCCCGAGGTTTCCGAGGAAGAGTTTACAAAAGTGTCGGCCCAGTTCAAGGAGCAATGCGTCAAAGAACATGACGAGGTGGTGAGCCTGGGCGGCCTTCATATCCTGGGTACAGAGCGGCACGAGTCCCGCCGCATCGATAACCAGTTGCGCGGTCGTTCGGGGCGCCAAGGCGACCCGGGCTCTTCCCGTTTTTACCTTTCACTGCAGGATGATCTGCTGCGCATTTTCGGTTCCGAACGTGTGTCGAAAATCATGGATATGCTGAAGATCGAGGAGGGTGAGGCAATCACCCACGGCCTGATCACAAAGGCAATTGAAAATGCCCAGAGGAAAGTGGAGGCCCATAACTTCGAGATAAGAAAACACCTGATCGATTACGACGATGTCATGAACAAGCAGCGTGAGGTCATCTATGCCCAGCGTCGCGAGATCCTTGCCGGTGAAACAATCCGAGAAAGCTTTGTCGAAATGGTCAATGATGCCGTAGCAGATCTTGCCGAAGGCTATGCCATCGAAAAGGTTTCTGCTACCGAATGGGACTGGCAGGGCCTGAGCGAATCTGTTTTCAAGCTGTTCGGTTTTCATGTGGATATTCCTCCCCAGACAATGGAGCGTCTTAACCCCGGCAATCTGCGTGATCTATTGCAAGAGAAGGTCCAGGAAGTCTTTTCGGAAAAGGTTACCGAGTTCGGAGATGAGCTGATCGATCACCTGATCAAGGTCATCATGCTGCAGAGTATCGATGCCCAGTGGAAGGACCATCTGCTGTCAATCGACCATCTGAAGGAAGGAATAGGACTCAGGGGCTATGGCCAGAAGGATCCGAAACAGGAGTACAAGAAAGAGGCGTATCAGCTGTTCATGGATATGATGGGGCGTATTCGCGAAGAGGTGGTGGAAAAGATTTTTTGGGTGCAGATTGCCCGTGAAGAAGATGTTGAAAGGATGGAAGAGCAGCAGAAGCGTCAGCGCCTCGTTTTCAATGCCGGTGATGAACCGCAGGCTCAGCAGCCTGCTACCAGCAAGAAGGTGGGCCGTAATGAGCCTTGTCCTTGCGGCAGTGGCAAGAAGTACAAACAGTGCTGCGGCAAATAA